The Armatimonadota bacterium nucleotide sequence GGTGGCGGGCCATGTTCGTGGTGCCGCGCCGGGCGTTGCTCCCGGTGATCCGTCCCCAATGACCGGCCGGGTGCGCTTCCTGGTTCTGGCGCGGCGCGCCTACTCGGAGGCGCTTGAGTATCACGGGGTGCTGGAGGTGCCCGCGGGTGAGGACGCCGCCCGGCTGGCCCGGGAGCGGTTCGGCTCCGACTGGCTGGAACTGGTGCTGGCACCGGATGCGGCGGTGCACTGGGTTATCGGGCCGCCGGCTCTGGAGCCGACCGCATGAACCACGAGGTCACCTCCGCCCCCGAGCTGGCGCTGCCGGCGCTGGTCAACCTCATCGTGGTCCTGGCGGATACCAAGTACTTCCTGGGGCGACGCCTCTCCGAGTGGGCGCCGGCCGCGCCGTTTCTGGAAGCGTCGGTGGCGTGCGCCGCCATCGCCCAGGAGGACCTGGGGCACTCGCGGGCCATCTATCCGCTACTGGAGGATCTGGCGTACCCCAACCGGCCCGCGCCCCTGGAGCGCGAGACCGACCGCGACCGCCGTTTCTGCGTGCGCTTCCTGGATGCGCCGTTTCCCACCTGGTCTCACGTAGTGGCCGCCGCTGTCCTGGTGGACACGGCGGTCACCACCATGTTTGAGGCGTTGGTGGCTTCTCGTCACGAGGCGCTGGCCAGCCGCGTACGGCGCGCGCTGGAGGAGGAGCGCGCGCACCTGGGCTACGCGGAGAGCCTGGTCCGCCGGCTGGCGGCGATCCCCGGGGGAGCGGCGGCCCTGCAGGCGCGCGTGGACGAGGCACTGACAGAGATGCTGTGCTGGTACGGACCGACCGGGGAGGCGGGCGTGGAGATGCTGCGGAGCCAGGGTTTCCTTGCCGCTGCCAACGACGCTCTCCGCCAGGCGTACCTCCGCCGGGTGGCGCCGCTGCTGCTGGAGGTGGGCGTGCATCTCCCGGTGCGGTGGAATCTCGAGGAGGGCAGCTGGGAGGTGCCGCCGCTCCCGTGGGAAAGGTGGAACGCGACACAGCGCCGGCTCGAGGCCTGACCCGCCCGGGCGCGCCCCCCGGGGACGGGCCGCGGTGCCCCTGGTGCCAGTCGACGGACGTGGAGCGGGTCGGTGCCTTCGGACCGCAGCTGATGTCCGAGCAGTACCTGTGCCGCGCCTGCCACAGTCCTTTCGAGCGGATCCGCCGATAGGGGCGGTCGCGAGCGGCGGGGGCAGGTGCCGGGCCTCGAACGGTGGGGACGAGGAGGTCTGGCCATGGCGTTGCTGGTAATCAACGGTGAGATGGTCCCGGCCAGAAGCGGCCAGCAGATGCCGGTGCTGAACCCGGCCACCGAGGAGGTGGTCGACACCGTGCCCAGGGCCGGGCCCGAGGACGTCGACGCCGCGGTGGCGGCGGCGCGGCGGGCGTTCGACACCTGGGCGAAGACCGACCCGGACGAGCGCGCCCACAAGATCCGCGAGGGCCTGGCCCGGGTCCGGGCCCACGCTCCGGAGGTGGCCGACCTCCTGGTGCGTGAGCAGGGGAAGCCGCTGCATGAGGCCAGCGGCGAGCTCACCCACTTTCTCCACGGGATGGAGTTCTACGCGGACCTGGCCAGCAAGCAACGCGGGGTCTATGCTCCCCTGCCGTCGGCGTTGGGCAGGGCCTACGGCCTGGTGATCCGCCGGCCCGTGGGGATCTGCGCCGCCATCGTGCCGTGGAACTTCCCGCTCACGCTGATGGGTACCAAGATCGGCCCGGCGCTGGCGGCCGGCAACACCGTAGTGATCAAGCCGGCGAGCACTACCCCACTGGCGACGCTGCGCGTCATCGGTCTGATGAACGAGGTGCTGCCGGCCGGCGTCCTCAACGTGATTACAGGCCCCGGCCCGCTGGTAGGTGAGGCGCTGGCGGGGCATCCAGATGTGCGACGTGTGGCCTTCACCGGGCAGACCACCACCGGCCGGCGGATCATGGAGGTGGCCGGGCCGTCGTTCAAACGCGTGACGCTGGAGCTGGGTGGCTCCGACCCGGTCATCGTCTGCGCGGACGCCGACCTGGACAAGGCCGTCCGCGGCGTGCTGATCGGTCGCTTCTGGAACTGCGGTCAGGCGTGTCTGGCGGCCAAGCGAGTCTACGTCTTCGCCGAGGTCTACCAGGCCTTCCTGGAAAAGCTCCTCGCCGGTGTGGCGCGCTATGAGCCGGGGGAGGGATGGGTGAAGGCGGAACGGCCCCGGATCCGCCTGGGTCCCCTGCACACCGCCGAACAGCGTCAGGAGATCGTCGAGCAACTCCAGGATGCCCTGGGCCGGGGCGCCCGGGTGGCCTATGGGGGCGCGGTGCCCGAGGGGCGCGACAAAGGGTACTTCTTCACGCCCACCGTGGTCACCGGGGCGCCGCACGACAGCCGGGTGGTTCAGGAGGAGACATTCGGGCCGCTCCTGCCGGTGTTCAAAGTCTCGGGCATCGATGAGGCGATCCGGCTGGCCAACGACTCGGTCTACGGTCTGGGCTCGTCTATCTGGACCTACAACGTCCGGTGGATCCACCGGGCGGCCCAGGAGATCGAGGCCGGAATGACCTGGGTGAATCAGGTCCACTATGGGTACGACGAACTGCCGTTCGGCGGGGTGAAGGCGTCGGGGATCGGACGCGAGCACGGCATCGAGGCCATGGACTACTACGTCGAGGGCAAGTCGGTGGTCGTCGGCGACCTGGAATAGTTCGTGCCGCCGCATCGTCCCTCGACGATCAGGAGGGGAAGGATGGCCGTCGAGTACACGCGCGAAGGGTCGGTGGGGTTCATCACCCTCAACCGCCCGCCCGCCAACTCCTACGAGATCACCTTCATGGAGGAGCTGGAGCGGGCCATTCGGGCGGCCGCCGAGGATGCCGGGGCCCGGGCGGTGGTCGTCCGCAGCGCGCTGGAGAAGTTCTTCTGCGCCGGTGCCGACATCAAAGCCTTCGGCGAGAACACCCCCGAACAGAACATGGCGATGTGCCGCCTGGCCCACCGCGCGCTGGCCCGCATTGCCGCCGTTCCCAAGGTCTTCATCGCCCAGATCGCCGGGCACGCGCTGGGGGGAGGCCTGGAGATAGCCCTGGCCTGCGACCTGCGCTTCGGCGCCGACGGCACCTACAGCCTGGGCGTCCCCGAGGCGACCCTGGGACTGCTGCCCGGCAACGGCGGCACGCAGCGCCTGCCGCGTCTGATCGGCTGGAGCCGGGCGCTGGACCTGATGATCACCGGCCGGCGCATCTCACCCGGAGAAGCGCAGGCCCTGGGGATCCTGGACCGGGTGTTTCCTCCTGACCGTCTCGACGCCGAGACCCTCGCCTACGCCCAGGCGCTGACCGAAGGCTCCGCCTCGGCGATCGGGGCCATCAAGCTGGCCGTGCACCAGGGGCGGGAACGGCCGCTGGACGACGGGCTGCGCATCGAGCGTGAGCTGCTGGACGGCCTCTTCCGCAGTCCGGACGGCCAGGAGGGGGTGCGCGCGTTCATTGAAAGACGCAAGCCACAGTTCGCTCCGATAGTGGAACCGGCAGATCTGCAGAGGGGGTGAGGAGTGCCATGCGGACCATGATTGCGGCCGCCGCCATCCTGACGCTCTTGGCGGCGACCCTGGGGCCGGCCGCGGCGCAGCCGCAGCCGGTGCGGATCGCCTTTCTCAGTTCGCTCAGCGGTCCATTCGCCTTCTGGGGCGTCAACGCCCGGGACGGCATGAAGATGGCCGTCGCGGAGGTGAACGCCGGCGGCGGGGTGCTGGGGCGGCCACTCGAGCTGGTGGAACGGGACGACCGGAACAACCCGGCGGAGGCCATCACGGCCTTTCGGTCCCTGGTGGAGCGGGACCGGATTGTCGCGGCCGGAGGGGTGATCTCCAGCGATGTGGCCCTGGCCGCAGCTCGCGAGGCCGAGAGCCTGCGCGTTCCTCTCTTTCTGACCATGGCCGGCTCCCACGCCATCCTCACCCGCCGGACCCGGTTCACCTTCCGGACGTGCCTGGTGGCCGCGCCGATGTACGTCCAGGCCATCGCGGGGATGGTGCAGCGAGAAAAGTACACGCGTGTGGGAGCCATCGTCGCCGACTATGCCTGGGGACACTCCATCCGGGAGGCGTTTGAGCGGTATGTGGCTCCCCTGCCCGGCGTCCGCACGCAGCAGGAGGTCGCGCCGGTGGTTACGCCTGACTTCACGCCATACCTGCGGCGGCTCCAGCCGCTGAATCCTCAGCTGCTGGTGGCGGCGGGCCATCCTCCGGGCAACCCCACCATTGTCCGCCAAATGTGGGAGCTCGGCATGACGGCGCCGGTGATCGGCTCCGTGTTGCCGCCGGAGTTGATGGTGCAGCGGGCGGGGGACGCCGTCTACGGCCGCTTCCAGGACTACTCCTGCGTCGACTTTCAGAACCCTACCTGGGCGCGTCTCGCCGCCAGGTTCCACACCGAGTACAAGCGCTACTTCGACAACAGCGCGCTCTCCGGGTATGTCATCGTCAAGATGGTGGCGGACGCCGCCCGGCGGGCGAAGAGCACGGACCCGCCGGTACTCGCGGACACGATTCGCAAGGGGCGCTTCATCCAGGCCGGCCACGGCTGGCCCCTCTCCTATACTGAATGGGGAGAGATGAAGGAAGCTCGCCCGATCATCTTTGTCATCGAGCGTGGGGAGGCCCCCGGCGGTGCCAACCCCGGCGCGGGCTGGTTCCAGAAGTGGCTGTTCCGTCCCCCGGCCGTCGAGCCGTATGTCCCCGCAGAGTGACGGACCGTTCCTGGAGTGCCACCGGCTCACCAAGATGTTCGGGGGCATGGTGGCGGTGGCGGAGGTGAGCTTAGCGGTCTCTCCCCGGAGCATCGTGGGGCTTATCGGCCCCAACGGGGCCGGGAAGACTACCGTGCTCAACCTGATCAGCGGTGTCCTCCGTCCCAATGCCGGTACCGTCCGGCTGCGCGGACGGGACATCACCGGGCTCGCCCCCCACGCCGTGGCGCGGCTGGGCGTGGGACGTGTGCTCCAGATCCCCCGGCTCTTCCCGGGGATGACCGTGCTGGAGAACGTGACGGTGGGGGCGCTGTTCGGCGACGGATCTCCTCGGCGGTCTCAAGCAGAGGCCCGGCGCCAGGCCCAGGAGACCCTGGCCCTGGTGGGACTGGAGGACAAACAGGACCAGCCCGTCGCCAGGCTAACATTACAGGAGAAGAAACTGGTGGACCTGGCCCGCGCCCTGGCGGCTCGGCCCCAGTTGATCCTGATCGACGAGGTGATGAGCGGACTCAACCCGGGGGAGGTCGAGGAGTGCGTGCAGTTGCTCCGCCGCGTGCGGGATGAGCGGCACGTGGCCATTATCTGGGTGGAGCACGTGATGAAAGCCATCATGAGCGCCGCCGAGCGCGTCTTCGTCCTGAACTACGGTCGGTTGATCGCCGCGGGCACGCCCGATGTCATCGCCAGGGACCCGGCCGTCATCCAGGCGTACCTGGGTGTGACGGAACCGGCGCAGCGGGGAGGGCCAAGCCGCTAGGTGTATGCTGTCCGTTGAGGGATTGGCGACGGCCTACGACGACATCCCCATCCTGCGGGACGTCAGCCTGAAGGTCCGGCGGGGCGAGGCTGTGGGGGTGATCGGCCCCAACGGGGCGGGCAAGACTACCCTCCTGCGCACCATTGCCGGACTGGTGCGGCCGCGTGCCGGGAGCATCGCCTGGGAAGGCCTGCGGCTGGACGAGCTGCCAGCGCACGTGGTGGCGCGGCTCGGCATCGTGTACGTGCCGGCCGAGCGCGAGCTGTTCCCGCAGATGACGGTCCTGGAGCACCTCCGGCTGGGAACCTACCCGCACCCCGCCGGCTTCAAGGCCCGCGTCGAGTTCGTCTACGACCTGTTCCCGCGACTGGCGGAGCGCCGCCACCAGCGGGCGGGGACCCTGAGCGGCGGAGAACAGCAGATGCTGGCCATCGCCCGCGGCGTAATGATGCAGCCCCAGGTCCTGCTCCTCGACGAGCCCTCCACGGGCCTGGCCCCCCTGCTGGTGGCGGAACTATACCACCAGCTCGGCCGGCTGCGTGACGCCGGCCTCACCGTCCTGCTGGCCGAGCAGCAGGTGCCGCGGGCGCTGGAATTCTGCGAGCGCCTGTACGTGCTGGAGAACGGAGAGGTGGTTCTGGCGGGGGCCCCGGACGACCTCCTGGCAGACTCCGCGCTGAAGCGCGCCTACCTGGGGGTGGCCTGACGGTGGGCGCGACGGTGGCGTCGCGGCCGTGGTGATCGCCGTCCTGATCGACGGGATGGTGCAGGGGCTACAGCTGGGGCTACTCGGGGTCGGCATCACCCTGGTCTACGGCCTGGGCGGCGTGCTGAACCTGGCCCACGGGCAGCTGGCCGTGACCACGGGGGTAGCGGCGGCCCTGCTCATCGGCGCTGGCCTCCATCCCGCGCCCGCCGCCATGCTCGGGGTCCTGGGCGCCGGTCTGCTGGGTGTGGTCATGGATCGGACGCTGTTGCGACCTGCGTACCGTCGCCGGGGGGAAGAGCGGCTCCTGCTGGCGCTTATCCTGACCCTGGGCTTCGCCTTCGTCGTCGACGGCTTCCTGGCCTATCGCTATCCGAGCGTGGCGCTGACGCTGCGGCTGCCGGCCCCCGCCGTGGTCCTGGCAGGGGTGCGCATCCGCACGGTCAGCCTGGCGGTGGCAGGTCTGGGGCTGGCGGCCTTTGTCCTCCTGGGCCTGTTCCTGCGGAGCACGCTCCTGGGAAGCGCGGTGCGCTCCATCATGCAGAACGAGACGGGCGCGGTCCTGTGCGGCATCGACGTGGACCGGGCGCGCACCATCGTCGTCGGCCTGAGCGCCCTCCTGGCGGGGCTGGCCGGTCTGGCCCAGGGGCTCTTCTCGCACGTGGGGCCGGAGATGGGGCCGGAGTTCACCGTCCTGGCCCTCATCGTTGCGGTTGTCGGTGGGGTGCGCAGCCTGACCGGTACCTTCGTCGCCGGCCTGCTCCTTGGCCTGGTGAATGCCTTTTCCAGCTTCTACGTGGGGACATATCTCACGTGGATCCTGCTCCTCCTGGCGGCTCTGCTCACCCTGCTGGTGCGCCCCGAGGGCCTGCTGGCCTACTGGACATGAGGGAACGACCGCGCTCCAGACGGATGATACCGGTCCTGGTAACGGGGGCGGTCCTGGCCCTCCTCCCGTGGGTCTTCGGCACTGGCGGCTACTCTCTGCGCATCACCACCCTGATGCTGGTCATGATCATCTACACCGTAGCATTCAACATCATCTTCGGACACACCAGACAGCTCTTTCTCTGCCTGGGCGCCCTGGCCGGACTCTCCGCCTACCTGTCGGTGATTCTGGTGCGGGAAGCGCGGCTGGCCCCGGCGGCGGGCATTGCCCTGGGCACTCTGGGGGCTGGCACGCTGGGCGCGTTACTCAGCTACGTGGCCGCCCGCCGGGGGCTCGGGGTAATCTTCGCGGGCATCGTGACCCTGGTGGTGTCACTCATCTTCCAGAACCTCCTCCTGGGGCTCCGGCGGTACACGAACGGCGAAACCGGGATCGTCACCCAGGGGCTGGGGGTTGGTCTAGCCGGATACCCGGTGGTCGCGTACTACGCCCTCCTGGCCCTCCTGGTCCTGGCCCTGGGGGTGTACCGGTGGCTCATGGACGGCCGGCCCGGGCTGGCCTTCGGCGCGCTCAGCGAGGACGAGCTGACCGCGGAGCTGGCCGGGATCGACGTGACGCGCTACAAGGTGCTGGCGGCCGCGGTGGGATCGGGCCTGATCGGCCTGGCCGGAGCCCTGTTCGCCGACTTCAACGGGTTCATCAGTCCCAGCATCTTCTCCCTGGCGCACATCGACATCGTGGTCCTTATCGCCCTGCTGTTGGGCGGGATGCGGACGCTGCTTGGGCCTGTCATCGGTGCCGCCGCCTTCACCCTTATCGACGAGCTTGTGCGACCGTTCGGGCAGGCCACGGTGCTGGCGTACGGCGTTCTGCTGATCGTTCTTTTCCTGGCGTTTCGGCAGGGACTGGTACCGTTCGTGCGTCGCCTGGCCCGCGTGCCTGTGCCCTGAGCAGCCGGCCGGGTTGCGGTGCCCCTGGAGGCGTGGGATGGCTGAGATGTTCATCGACGGGCAGAGCGTCTCGTTCGCCGGGCTTGACCGGCTGGCCGTGACGAACCCGGCCAGCGGCGAGGTCATCGACACCGTGCCCCGGGGCGGATCCTCCGAGGTCGACGCGGCCGTCAACGCCGCGGCCACGGCTTTTCCCGCCTGGCGCGACCTCCCCGCCGCCCGCCGCGGGGAGCTCGTGGCCGCCGCGGCGCGCGCCGTCCTGGGGCGGCTGGACGAGCTGGCCCCGCTGCTCGTGGCCGAGCAGGGCAAACCCCTCCGCGAGGCCCGTCTGGAGATCCGGCGCTTCGTGCACACGCTGGAGTACTACGCCGGCCTGGCCAAGAACCTCCGGGGCGGATACGTACCCAACCTCGACCAGGGCGCCTACGGAATGATCCTCAAGCAGCCCATGGGTGTGGTGGCCGCCATCGTCCCCTGGAACTTCCCGGTGTCGCTGCTGGGCAACAAGCTGGGCCCCGCCCTGGTGGCCGGCAATACCGTTGTGGCCAAGCCGGCGGAGACCACCCCGCTCGCCACCCTGCGCGTGGCGGCCATCATGCACGCCGCTGGTGTGCCCTCCGGGGTGTTCAACGTCGTGACCGGTCGGGGCTCCGAGGCCGGCCGGGCGCTGGTGGAACACCCCCGGGTGCGCAAGGTGGCGTTCACCGGCTCCACGCCCGTGGGCAGGGAGATCCTGGCCCGCGCGGCGGCCGACCTCAAGCGCGTCACGCTGGAACTCGGCGGCTCCGATCCCATGATCGTCTGCGACGACGCCGATCTGGAGACCGCCGCCGGCGCGGCCAGCGTGGGGCGCTTCTTCAATTGCGGGCAGGCCTGCCTGGCGGTGAAGCGGCTCTACGTCTTCGAGCGCGTGGCCGACGAGTTCCTCCGCCACCTGCAGGCCCGCGTCGGCAGGTTGCGTCTGGGGCCGGGCGACGCCGAGGGGGTCCTGATCGGGCCGCTACACACCGCACAAGGGCGCGAGACCATCGAGGCCCAGGTGGCCGACGCCCTGGCTGGCGGCGCCAGGGTCCTGCTGGGCGCCAGGCGTCCCGCCGGGGCGACCTTCGCCCGCGGCTTCTTCTACGAGCCCACGGTGCTGCTGGAGCCCGCGCCCGATGCCCGCGTGGCCCGCGAGGAGGTCTTTGGTCCCGTGCTGCCCGTCTGGCGCGTGCGCGACCTGGATGACGCCATCCGCCGGGCCAACGACTCGATCTACGGGCTGGGGTCGTCTATCTGGACCCGCGACCTGGACCGCGCCTCGTATGCCGCCGAGCGGCTGGAGGCGGGGTGGACCTGGATCAACTCGCCGCCCAAGATCTATGACGAACTCCCCCACGGCGGAGTCAAGCAGAGCGGGATCGGCAAGGAGCACGGCAGCGAAGCCCTCGATTACTATATGGAGACAAAGTCGGTGGTGGTGCGCAGGTCCTCGTGAGGGGAGGGGGCGCGGATGGTGGAGGTACCGTTGCAGTACAATGCCTCGCTTGTGCTGGACCGCAACGTGGAAGCGGGGCGGGCCGGCAAGGTGGCCATCAGGTGCGGGGACGAGCAGGTCACCTACGGAGACCTGCTGGCACGGGTCTGCCGGTGCGGTAGCGCCTTGCAGCGGCTGGGGGTGCGGCGGGAGGAGCGGGTGGTCATGGTGCTCAACGACACGCCCGCCTTCCCCACGGTCTTCTACGGCGCGCTACGCATCGGCGCGGTGCCGGTGCCGACCAACCCGCTGCTGCGGTGGGAAGATCACCGCTACTTCATCCAGGACAGCTATGCCCGGGTGGTGGTGACGGACCTGGAGCACCTGGAGAAGGTCCGGCAGGCCGCCGAAGGCGTCGCCGACCCGGTCACGCTTGTCGTGGCCAACGGCCGGGCGGAGGGGGCGCTGGCGCTGGACGACCTGCTGGCCTCAGGCCTGCCCGACCTGGCGCCCGCCTCCACCCACCGCGACGACATGGCCTTCATCCTCTACAGTTCCGGCAGTACCGGACTCCCCAAGGGCGTGGTGCACCTGCACCACGACATCCCCTACACGTGTGAGACCTACGCCCGGCACGTACTGCAACTCACCGACGCCGACATCACCTACTCCGCGGCCAAACTCTTCCACGCCTACGGCCTGGGCAACAACATGACCTTCCCCTACTGGGCGGGTGCGGCCACGGTCCTGGTGCCGGGGCGCCCGGCTCCCCAGCCGGTGCTGGAGACAATACAGCGGTTCCGGCCCACGGTGTTCTTCGGGGTACCCACCCTGTACAACGCCATCCTCAACTTCCCCGACTGCACGCGCTACGACCTCTCGTCGCTGCGACTGTGTGTCTCGGCGGCCGAGGCCCTCCCGGCCGAGATCTGGCGGCGGTGGAAGGAGACGTTCGGGCTGGTCATTCTCGACGGCATCGGCACCACCGAGATGCTGCACATCTTCGCCTCCAACACCCGGGAGGCGCTCCGCCCCGGCTCCAGCGGGAAGCCGGTGCCGGGCTACGAGGTCAAGATCGTGGATGATGAGGGGCGGCCGGTGCCGCCCGGCGGCGCTGGCCACCTGATGGTCAAGGGGGACTCGGCGGCGCCCTACTACTGGCACTTCCACGAGAAGTCCAAGGCCACCATGGTCGGTGAGTGGATGCGCACCGGTGACTGGTACCGGATGGACCGGGAAGGCTTCCTCTGGTACGAAGGCCGCTCGGACGACATGCTGAAGGTCGGGGGCCTGTGGGTCTCCCCCATCGAGGTGGAGAACAGCCTGATCGAGCACCCGGCGGTGCGGGAGGCCGCGGTGGTGGGGATCGAGGTCGAGGGCCTGACCAAGATGAAGGCCTTCGTCATTCTGCGGGAGGGGTTTGTGGGGTCGGCGGCGCTGGCGGCGGAGCTGCAGGAGTGGTGTAAGACGAAGCTGGAGCGGTATGAGTACCCGCAGTTCGTGGAGTTCGTGGCCGACCTGCCCAGGACGGTGACGGGGAAGATCCAGCGATTCAAGCTACGGCAGGCCCACCCCACGCCGGCCTCGTCGTAGGTCTGGCGGCCCGCCGCGGTGCGGGCGCCCGGCCCGGAGCTGAGCGATGCCGTATGCCCATTCAATAAGCTCATGAGCCTGGCCGAGGCCATCGCCCGGTTCGTCCCTGACGGCGTCGCGGTGGCCATGGTCACCTCCCTGGAGTCGCTGATCCCGTTTGGGGCCGGCCATGAGATCATCCGCCAGCGCCGGCGCGATCTGACCCTGACTGGGCCCATCTTCGACATCGTGGTGGATCAGCTCATCGGCGCCGGCTGCGTCTCCCGGGTCGGGCCGCCTGGGTCGGCAACGTGAGCGCCGGATTGGGCCATGCCTACCGCCGCGCGGTGGTATCCGGGATTCCTCGCCCGCTTGCCGAGGTGGATCGCCCCGGGAACGTGAATTCGTCCTACGGGACGGGTTAGCCGGAACCGCATCCTGAGCGCCAGCCGCCGGGCGGGGCCTTCCCGGCAGGAGGAGGGGTGTCCGCTGGCGAATCCGGGTGCTGTTCGACAGACCGAAACAGGTTCACAGTTATGAACACGGTCCCCGCCGCCAGCTCGGGCCGGCCGAGAGCGCCCCGCCTGGTGCCCGCAGTGGACCGGGCCGTGCGGGTGCTGCGCGCCCTGGCCGCGGACGGCGCGTCGCCCCGCCTCTCCGATCTGAGCCAGGCACTGGGCGTGAGCAAGAGTTCCCTCTCGGGCCTTTTGGCCACCCTCGAGCACCACGGCCTGGTCGAGCGCGACGCCGAGTCGCGCGTCTACCGGCTGGGCGGGGCGCTGATGGAGCTTGGGAGCGCGGCCCAGCGGGAGCTCGATCTCGCCCGCGCCGCCCGCCGTCCGCTGGAGCGCCTCCGCGATACCGTGGGCGAGACCGCCGTGCTACACGTCCCCGCCGGTGACGGGGCCGTCATCGTCGCCCGCGCCGAGTCTCGCCACGACCTTAAGGTCGTGGCGCCGCTGGGGCACCGGCTGCCGCCGCTGGCGGGCGCCGTGGCCAAGGTGCTCCTGGCGCACCGCCCGGAGGCCGACCTCGCCCCGCTGCTGCGTGGGGGGCTCCCCGCGTTTACCCGGCGCAGCGTGACCGACCCGCAGCGTTACTTGGAGGAACTGCGCCGGGTGCGCCGTCGGGGCTATGCGCTCGACGACGAAGAGTACCTGCCCGGGGTATGCGCGCTCTCCGCCCCCGTGTACGACGTGCTCGGCCGGCTGGCGGGCACGGTGACCGTGGTGGGGTCCAGTGCGCGGCTCAGCCGCTCACGGCTCCGGGCGGCG carries:
- a CDS encoding IclR family transcriptional regulator, with the protein product MNTVPAASSGRPRAPRLVPAVDRAVRVLRALAADGASPRLSDLSQALGVSKSSLSGLLATLEHHGLVERDAESRVYRLGGALMELGSAAQRELDLARAARRPLERLRDTVGETAVLHVPAGDGAVIVARAESRHDLKVVAPLGHRLPPLAGAVAKVLLAHRPEADLAPLLRGGLPAFTRRSVTDPQRYLEELRRVRRRGYALDDEEYLPGVCALSAPVYDVLGRLAGTVTVVGSSARLSRSRLRAAAREVRAAAREISQRLGAGGAEARLGDAGAAAEASTGRSRGG
- a CDS encoding benzoate-CoA ligase family protein, which produces MVEVPLQYNASLVLDRNVEAGRAGKVAIRCGDEQVTYGDLLARVCRCGSALQRLGVRREERVVMVLNDTPAFPTVFYGALRIGAVPVPTNPLLRWEDHRYFIQDSYARVVVTDLEHLEKVRQAAEGVADPVTLVVANGRAEGALALDDLLASGLPDLAPASTHRDDMAFILYSSGSTGLPKGVVHLHHDIPYTCETYARHVLQLTDADITYSAAKLFHAYGLGNNMTFPYWAGAATVLVPGRPAPQPVLETIQRFRPTVFFGVPTLYNAILNFPDCTRYDLSSLRLCVSAAEALPAEIWRRWKETFGLVILDGIGTTEMLHIFASNTREALRPGSSGKPVPGYEVKIVDDEGRPVPPGGAGHLMVKGDSAAPYYWHFHEKSKATMVGEWMRTGDWYRMDREGFLWYEGRSDDMLKVGGLWVSPIEVENSLIEHPAVREAAVVGIEVEGLTKMKAFVILREGFVGSAALAAELQEWCKTKLERYEYPQFVEFVADLPRTVTGKIQRFKLRQAHPTPASS